Proteins co-encoded in one Chrysemys picta bellii isolate R12L10 chromosome 13, ASM1138683v2, whole genome shotgun sequence genomic window:
- the LOC101945500 gene encoding ribonuclease-like — protein sequence MKYLTSDISLPLVPSSIDSHAARGRPALQTAGSILRGKQRHQDEAMKTRMGPGLLLLIFLLPACLAAARRETQYEKFQRQHVDTSRSWEPDPNRYCNLMMPRRNITVFNCKDLNSFVHGALAMITAVCGSGGTQHHGNFYYSNSPFQVTDCQTTGASRWPHCVYRGDVLSKRICVACKNGQPVHYARPSVCSGP from the exons ATGAAATACTTAACGTCAGATATTTCTCTGCCACTAGTTCCCTCTTCTATTGACTCCCATGCAGCCAGGGGGAGGCCAGCTCTGCAGACAGCTGGATCGATTCTccgggggaaacagaggcaccagGACGAGG CAATGAAGACAAGGATGGGTCCAGGCCTCCTGCTGCTGATTTTCCTCTTGCCGGCCTGCCTGGCTGCGGCCAGGAGAGAGACGCAGTACGAGAAGTTCCAGCGGCAGCATGTTGacacctccaggagctgggagcccGACCCCAACCGCTACTGCAATCTCATGATGCCACGGAGGAACATTACAGTGTTCAACTGCAAAGATCTCAACAGCTTCGTCCATGGGGCGCTGGCGATGATAACTGCTGTCTGCGGCTCAGGGGGAACACAGCATCATGGGAACTTTTACTACAGCAACTCTCCCTTCCAGGTCACGGACTGCCAGACAACGGGAGCATCCCGCTGGCCCCACTGCGTTTACAGGGGAGATGTCCTCAGTAAGAGAATTTGTGTCGCCTGCAAAAATGGGCAGCCTGTGCACTATGCTCGGCCGTCAGTGTGCAGCGGCCCGTGA